The window ccatgaaaaggaaaaatttatttaattaaaataattttccttttctcaatttatatGGCCACACACCAaaactacaaacaaggagagttttaattaattaaaacttcctaatttgtctcagaaatttataaaatttcttcaataatttaatccttcatgattggtttataaaaaggaaatttaataaattaaaatctttcttttaaacatgtggataaaagaaagttatctctaaaattaaaatctcttttaatctacaaataaggaaagatatcaaatcttttctcaatcttttgtagaaactaataaaagagaattattaattttaaactttctttaaatcatgaacgtggttaaaaggaaagttttcttaaaatttaaaatcctcctttaatcaacaaataaggaaagatttcaaattttaaactctctttaaacatgtagatgatttacaaataaggaaagttttaccaaaattaaaaccatccttttaatctacaaataaggaaagagattaatctcttctcttaatcttttgtagaaagttataaaaggaaatttttaatttttaaactctctttaaaatcatgatatccacataagaaataattttaataaaaatccttttaatattctagtggtcggccacctaagcttgggacccaagctttggccaccaacttgactcatccacttgatcttggcggccctagcttgggttccaagctagcttggccggccccattggatgggtaagaaggtgggtatgcggtgggtataaatctctatatactagaggctacgatagggaccgagaggaggaattggttttggtctcccgatgaaattaagcatcccgtgttcgccccgaacacacaactaaatttcatcaataataattcattccactaaagaactattattgaactaccgcaccaatcccaaattacattttgggctccttcttattatgagtgtgttagtctccctgtgtttaagataacaaatgtccactaattaagtaagttactgacaactcacttaattaatatctagctccaagagtagtaccactcaacttcatcgtcatgtcggactaagtccacctgcagggtttaacatgacaatccttatgagctcctcttggggacattctcaacctagatcactaggacacagtttccttctataatcaacaacacacactataagtgatatcatttcccaacttatcgggcttattgattcatcgaactaaatctcacccattgataaattaaagaaataaatatcaaatatatgtgctcgttattatattaggattaagagcacacacttccataataactgaggtctttgtttctttataaagtcagtataaaagaaacgacctctaatggtcctactcaatacactctaagtgtactagtgtaattatatagttaagataaactaatacctaattacactacgaccttccaatggtttgttcctttccattatggtcgtgagctactgtttataatttataaggtactgataatatgatcctctgtgtgtgacaccacacaccatgttatctacaatataaattaattgaacaactacatttatcataaatgtagatatttgaccaatgtgattcttatttctagataaatgtttataccaaaagctaggcttttagtatacactctaacatagtcTACTGCCCATTACTATCAACCAATTATTGTCTAATCAGTCGAATCTTATAGTCAAGTTTTGAAATCCATGTTCACTTAAATAGTGACATTAGTACACTACTACATACCATCAATTAACTTATTACAATTAATCTAGTTGAATAGTAGAGTTTCTAACCAACTTTTTATTTGTTACAGTAATAGTCGACTATACTGTAGCAAATCCAAACCCCAATTACAATAGCAAATCCTGAAAACACTATAGAAAATTATAATTATTGTAGCAAATCTTAATTACCATAGCAAATCCTAATTGTGAGGTTTATGGTTCATATCGGTCGATTGATATAtcctaccaatcgattgatacttTTGGTTTATCCTTATCAAAGTTGAATTCTCGCCTTGTGTAGTGTTTTGTTAGCCTCAACCTACTAGAACTTTCTTTGTTTGGCCtccgatcaaccttaacctattGAGACTTCCCGTTACCTAAcacccgatcaaccttgacctatcggcACTTCTTcgttgcctagcatccagtcaaccttgacccgttaGGACTTCCTCGTTACCTATCAAGACTTCTTTATTGTCTAGTATTTGATCAATCTTGACTTTCCAGAACTTCCTTCGTTTTCAAATGtctgatcctccatgacccactttaACTTCACCCTTGCCAACTTCCCGTTGGTCTTTCAACCACTAAGTGTTTGGTTAACCGtgtgatctacttggacttcttaTCTTGCcgacttctcgttggacttctgatcatcaagtatccagtcaaccgtgacccaCTTGGCTTTTCCTCTTACCAACAACATATTCATTGATTATCAAGTATTCGGTTATCCTTAATCTACTTGACATTTTACTTGACCAACTAATATATTGATCAACTTGAGTCAATTGTACCACAAAAACAAAAATTTTACTTATGACCGTTTATATATTTGTAATGCAAGTGATGTCTAAGGATGCTCATGATtgtatattattaataattttatgatAGCAAATTACATCACAAATCTATTAGTGAGTCATTAGAGAGAGTAAACAATGGTAATATTGCTTCCTAGTTTTGtggattatttatttcaaaaagatAGGTATACATAGTTGAGTTTTCACAATAAACAATTATTATAATTGTAGCTTCCAGTTGGTGGTTGCCATATCTAATCGAAAGGGGTACATAGTTGGTATTAATTTACTTCAATTATCAACCATGTGTAGTTGAAATAATAATGAAATCACTTTGACTTTGAACGAATTGATATGCTATAATCACAAAGCATACAAATTTATTTGATGAAATGCATTCATCATTCATGTAATTTGTTGTGTATAAATGATGCATTTTATATGATTGATCTCAAATAACTAGAATTTACAATTTGTGTTGACTACTCTATGTTCACTAGTAAACAATATGGACTAGTTGGGCAACAACCAAGATTGCATCACACATCTGGTTCATGGTGGCTTGTAAAAATTAACTAgataatgatatttatttttttgataatttaggtattcaattttttaaattgattaattttgaagGTGATCAGTTCAACCCTTTGAAAGTTTTCTACCGACCATAAGGATAAATCAGAAAATGCTCATAGAGATCCATCCAAATGACCAACATTCTTAATCTCACTTTTAACTGGAGGGAAAATCTTCTACGGTACATTGTAGCTAAGACTCGAATTTTAAATCCCTTGATTATCTATTAGAGAGTCTAATCATTATATTATTGTCCAGGAGCAACAATGACATCTTGTAAGATAGGGAGGTATAGcaatatgaattttaattttgattgacAATGTTTCAATGGaggtgaaaattttattttgttgattaCAAGTTTAAAGGTGGCATATATGCTAAGGAGTTGTTCCCTTCTAGCACATGGAATAAGAATAGGGCTTAGATCAAAGCCTAAAATACAAACATTATTGCCACTGATTAAAAGAAATTTATGAATAGTAATATATCTAAAGACATGCGTGAGTACAACATACATGATGGCACATGTAAAGGATGATAAtcattataaatattattacatTAATTATGCCCCAgatattttacattttttttatttaatataattagCCGACTCCACATATAAAAACGATCATTGTTGTTGTTAATAGAATTAgtatttaggttgcataagatTTTATCttctataaaaaatatttttttaatacttcAATGTTGGTAAATAATTATCTTAATTGGGAAGGGCattattgataaaatttattctcatttaatttataaaatcacACAATTGGTGATATTTATTCCCATTAATAATTTTCATTTGTAATGACATGACCTTCgatgataaaaaatattttatgtaaagATGTTTCTTATCTGGTAAGGCCGTATCTGATCTCATTAGTGACCATCGAGTTTTCCCATCAATCAAGCCCAACCCTTCATTGGCTAGTGATGACTAAGGTTCTTGTAATGATTTGAAGTTAGGAAAGCTCAATTTTTTTGGCTTCATATATAAATCCTATCTTTAATTCAAACATGCGTGAAAACAATAGCATTCTTATTCATCAttaaattaaaatacaatcataCAATTACAATCAAACAAATTAACTCCCATACCATGCACACTAATTACCTTTGATGATATAATATAAGTTTGTATCAAATGAACTATGAGGGAATAGTAAAATCTTATCAAGATTAATTAGTTGATAACTCGACAATTAGCTCGTACAGTTCCTTGTTTTCCTGTGAGTACACCAATCTGGCCCATCTTCACCATGGATGCGGCAAATGCCTTCTTGAAGAACTCCGGATATTTTGCATATTGAGACACTTTGTAAGCAGTGGTAGACGTTGACATCAAGGTTTGGTCCGAGGTGAAGAGACCGCGGTTCGATGCAACATCCTCATAGAAGCTAGAGTCGAAGGTGAGGGGACTTTGCGGATCCATGTCCACTTCATTGACCGTGTTCCCTTGAGGGCATTCATGCTTCAACTGTTTAGCATATTCTACATCCAAACTTGGATCACCTTTTAGAGTTCCACTATAGTTGTAAAGCCTGTCTGCAAAAGAAGGACAATGTGCGACGCCAATGGTGTGTGCTCCTATGTAAACAACATAAAATATCAGCGCCTTTGTATCAAAATTACCAACACATATTATTAGTAAAGtatgaatttttttatcaattaccTGAGAGAATAACTAGGTCATCTTGGCTTAAACCTTTGCTGGCAAACATGGCGGTGAGTTGATTGAGGTTTAATGTTGGAGGAGGAAGATCCACTGTTTCATTTGCTATGGACACCATTCCATCTTTTCTACCTGATGGCACATTGTAGTACTTGCCTCCATACTGCACTCTCATGAATTTTCAAtatcttaattaaaataatttcattaaAATACTATAAATAATAAATCTGTTTACCTGCACAACACTGTCTCTAGCCGCAAAGGCAATAATATCAGCGCAAGAGACTGTTCCTTTGCAGGCAACTTCAAGACGTGCCTTGATACTATCAATCACATCAAATACTTCATCCTCAAAGGTTTTGTTTGGTGGTGCATCTTTCTCTGCGATGTTGCCTTGTGTCGAATCAACTAGAATCGATGCGTCGCAACCCTATAATGCAATATCGTCATGTAAAAATAACCCACTGACGATAGTACACATATGTATACTCACGCTGACAAAGCAGTCATGAAAGTGCAACCGAATTAGGTCAGCACCAATGCCAGCATTGGCCTTAAAAGCATTGTAGAGCTCCTCCTTCACAATGTCCTCAGCTTTAGGACAGCTCTCCCAGTAGTACCCTACTTTGAAATCGGAAGCTGAGCCTGCTACACTCATGCACAAGACAACAACCAAAGAAAGCAACATCGAGCTTCCTCTTGCCAAAGCCATCTCCTTCAAACACTCTCCCAGTGATCCAATGCAGATCTCGTGTTGTtgttgtggtggtggtggtgaagGCCTTCCCCATCCCTATTTATATTCACCGATCTAATCAACTACTAATCCCATTACTCCACCAACTATGATTTCTTATGGCTTACACGCCAGCTTGAAAGCAAAACccatttttattgtatttttgtGCAAGCCAGTATCAGTTGAAATGGTGTTTCATTCGTAACTGAAATAGTCGCAGTCCTGATTGTTTATTCATCACCTACTACTTGAGTCCTTGATGCTGACCACAAAAGCATTTAAAATGTTAATGTAGAGTTGACATCCTCGCGCATGTATGGACTGCTCAACTTCTTtgtagaaaaaagaaaaaaaaagcttTGGTTATATGGTTAATTATGTTAACATGATAGAACAGCCCAACAATATGAACAATATGGATTGtttcatataaaaaaaaactaatagttAAACAAAATATTGCATGTACTATGGATTGAATTCCCATGTGATGTTGTCTATATGATTACTTGATTAATTGTCATCGGTCATGTGTCAAGGTCGTAATATTCTAACCTTCCGTGTGATAGGATACAATCTCAAAGTTAGAACCCTTTCAACTAACaaattaatcataattatataaagaaAATACATACAGATAAGGAAGAATCCTTTTCGAACAGTCGACCAAAATATTAGTTCATCAAATACCATTGAAATACCATTGTAAATAAAGTGATAAAAATTACCATAAAATTAccctgaatatatatatatatatatatatatatatatatatatatatatatatatatatatatatatatatatatatatatatatatatatatatatatatataattagattattttaaatatcaattaatGTTTGATTgtttcataattaattaatataatcaactcttaattattcttttttttttctcacacTGAGAGTTTGAGCTTTGTGTATAACTCTATATGCTCTTAGAAATAATGATAGTGCACCTAAAGGATTCAATTGTTTAATCTAGCTAGTTTTGGTGCAATCGACTATGGTCCAAGTTGATTAGGTTAACAAAGCTCGATTGATCAAGCTTGGTGTGACTCCAAtttgagtttcaatatttgatCAAAATATTAGCTGGTAAGAGAAAATTTCAATTGGGTCAAGGTTATTGGACACTTAGCGGTAAGAAGTTCAATAGGGAGTTGACATGAGGCATGaagttttggaaaatcaaaattGACTAAATGCTAAGTAATAAAGAAGTCCTAGAAAGTCATGGTTGACCTGATAATAGACAATAAGAAAGTTTCATTAGTTTAAGGTTAACCATATGTCAAGTAATGATGAATTTCTAGCAGGTTAAGATTAATCGAATACTATGCAATAGAAAGTTTCGACAAATCAAGGTTGACCATATGTTGAGCAAAGGACGTTTGGTAGGTTAAAGTCAATCGGATACCAGACAAGATGAGAATTCAACCTTGAAATAAGGTTGAACATGAGTATTAGTTTATTGATAGGGTatatcaatcgatcaatggactctaaacttcaaaattaaaatttgacaTATTTTAGGATTTGTTATAGTAATTGTGCTATAATAATTGTGAACGGTAATTTGTTATAGTACTGTGAACAATAAGTTAATACATTGGCATTTGAGTGATAGGTTTGTCTAGAGAGATGGCATTGTAATAGCAAACATAAGTTTGAAAAATCCATTGGAAAACTTGATTGATCATAATCAATCGGCTGATGGagaatatcagtcgactgatgtcacTATTCGAGTGAATAGAGAGTTTAGAACTCGACTACGGGATTCAATTGATTAGGTGACAATTGACTAATATAATGGGCAATCGATTGATTCTAAGATAGATAGAGTCGTTGAGTTGATAGGTTAGCGTAATGTTGAAATCTAAAGTGAAGCAATTGACTGATGGATAAAATTAGTCGACTGATAAGCGAAATCAACCCGACAACAACCCAATAAAAGAGGGTTTTGAGGAAGCTGGTTTTTTAGGGTTTGGAGATGAAGTATTATTGCATTCCCCACCATCAAATGAAATTCAAAGCAATGAGAAAGCATCCAAAGAAAAGATTTCACTTGCATAGTTATTTTCACTTACATTCATATTTGTATCTTTGTATTGCTTGTATTTGCTGTGAAAATATGGTGATCGCCGCCTCTGAAAGTTATCTGAGAAGGAGAAGGATTAGTGGATGTAGTCGTAAGGATTAAACCTTGAATGTAGTCACCTTGGGAGGCGATGAACAAAGTAAAATAATCGTGTTTGTATTGTGGTATGTCGAATTGCTTTCAAGTTTTTGTTGTGTAATATTTCAAGCAATTGAAATTATTTACCCCTCTCTAGCTTACATGAGGCTTACAAGTGGTACTAGAGTAAGGTTGCTGTTCATCAGACTAACCACCAAAGGAAGCATAAGGctagagggaagaagaagaaatcacaTTCTTAATATCAATGAGTCACCGGGCCGACCATCAAAGGAGCTCAATTTCGAAATGAATATGTAAGACGAATTCGGTTTTGATACCTGAGTACCTCCATCTTTCGAAATGGGAAGCTTAGAGTAATGGAAATTAAGGATGAAAAATTTCTTAATGATGAATATCTAGAATTGGTTCATCCTAATGGAGGGATTCAAAGACACAAAGGATAGCAAAGGGATGTTAGGACTGGTACGAGCTAAAGGAGGGTGAATAACTTCGATCACTTCATCTCAATTTTGTTCTCGTCTACAAAAGGTTAACATGTAGTGGAAACAGCATACACTACGAAAGAAAATACATGCACAAAGTAAACTGACATCACATTCACAACACCAAGATTTATTTGGTTCGCCGCCACTTAAGGAAACTACTCCAAGCCTAGTCCTAGCAATCTACCACCACTATCATTCTCCTTCTATAATATCttctggaggtggagaagcttcttacaacTTGTTTCTTACAAAACATCACAAAAATAAAGTAAATttacaaatacaaatgaaagcATCAACTTTACACAAATCTTTTCATTGAATGCTTATTTATCACTTTGGATTGCCTCTTGATAGTAAAAAATGTAGCAGTACTTCATCACCAAACCCTCAAGAATCTACATCTTCAAATCTTcataaaactctcttttataggATTGCTTTTGGGCTGATTTTTACCAAGCAATCAATCGTCAATAGATTGTTCACCCTTGATTCATCCATTGAACATCAATGACCCTTTTCCTGCATCATCAATCGATTGTTAAACACAATCAATCGATTACTATCTCAACAGTGAATTGGACAATCGATTTCAAATTGTTCTGTCTACTACTATAATGTCAACAAGCGATTGGTGGAACTTAGCAATAAATTACTACTGTAGGAGTTAACCCCTAAATCATATTACTATGGCAACCTCAGAAACACTATATATAGTAGCCCTAATTCTATAGCAACCCCTAATTTTTGAGATTTCTGGTTTGCCTCAAACCCTAGATACATAATcatctttataaataagaggtatAGAATATAACTCTTTATCCCCTCTTGATACTGTCACCTTTTAGTTTATTGACACTCTCTAGTTTTGTCTTGGACACTAGCACCTCCGTGCACAAGGAACTCAAGCCAAATGGACAAAACAGATTTGGGGCATGTAcatctcttgtttgatttctaataaaatatgtgttctaaatggattttattttttattttaatttgatctaATCATGCAagaactaataaattaaattttttgaagtcAATTTCTGAGTGTGTAtatattattttctaaatttatcgGATAGGAGAACCAAGGGGGAAGATTGTTTatcta is drawn from Zingiber officinale cultivar Zhangliang chromosome 1B, Zo_v1.1, whole genome shotgun sequence and contains these coding sequences:
- the LOC122012832 gene encoding peroxidase 5-like gives rise to the protein MALARGSSMLLSLVVVLCMSVAGSASDFKVGYYWESCPKAEDIVKEELYNAFKANAGIGADLIRLHFHDCFVSGCDASILVDSTQGNIAEKDAPPNKTFEDEVFDVIDSIKARLEVACKGTVSCADIIAFAARDSVVQYGGKYYNVPSGRKDGMVSIANETVDLPPPTLNLNQLTAMFASKGLSQDDLVILSGAHTIGVAHCPSFADRLYNYSGTLKGDPSLDVEYAKQLKHECPQGNTVNEVDMDPQSPLTFDSSFYEDVASNRGLFTSDQTLMSTSTTAYKVSQYAKYPEFFKKAFAASMVKMGQIGVLTGKQGTVRANCRVIN